From a single Larus michahellis chromosome 18, bLarMic1.1, whole genome shotgun sequence genomic region:
- the LOC141732583 gene encoding feather keratin Cos1-1/Cos1-3/Cos2-1: MSCYNQCQPCQPCRPCGPTPLANSCNEPCVRQCQNSTVVIEPSPVVVTLPGPILSSFPQNTVVGSSTSAAVGSILSCDGVPINSGCCDLSCISSRYCGSRCPPC, translated from the coding sequence atgtcctgctacaaccagtgccagccctgccaaccctgccggccctgtggcccgaccccactggccaacagctgcaatgagccctgtgtcaggcagtgccagaactccaccgtcgtcattgagccctcccccgtggtggtgaccctgcctggacccatcctcagctccttcccacagaacaccgttgtgggatcctccacctctgctgctgttggcagcatcctcagctgtgatggagtgcccatcaactctggctgctgtgacctttcctgcatttccagccgctactgtggcagCAGATGCCCCCCCTGCTAA
- the LOC141732906 gene encoding feather keratin Cos2-3-like → MSCYDQCQPCRPCGPTPLANSCNEPCVRQCQNSTVVIEPPAVVVTLPGPILSSFPQNTVVGSSTSAAVGSILSCDGVPINSGCCDLSGISSRYYGRRCLPC, encoded by the coding sequence atgtcctgctacgaccagtgccagccctgccggccctgtggccccaccccactggccaacagctgcaatgagccctgtgtcaggcagtgccagaactccactgTCGTCattgagcctcctgctgtggtggtgaccctgcctggccccatcctcagctccttcccacagaacaccgttgtgggatcctccacctctgctgccgttggcagcatcctcagctgtgatggagtgcccatcaactctggctgctgtgacctctctggcatttccagccgctactATGGCAGAAGGTGCCTCCCCTGCTAA